Genomic DNA from Pirellulales bacterium:
TCCGGATTGCGCAGGCCGGCCAACCGAACAGCAACCGGAAGATCAATCGGAGCGAACTCCTCTGTCAGCAGTGAATTCTGTCGCCCAACGATCCCTTCGACGATCGCTGTGCCTTTCGGAGGGGCGATTGTCTCGCCCTCCGAAGCTTGGGCAGCGCCGACAAGGCGAACCACGGGCGTCGGCGTCACTCCCCACGCAGGCATCGGGGCTAGCCAACCGAGCACCGCGATCGCTACGGCCAATGATCGCGCGAGCCGGCTGCCATGCTGCGCCACACAAAAGCTTGGCATATGTGTCTTCGTAAACCTAGGAGTAATCAATCCTTTCATGCACATCGGATCGATCCGCATACCCTGGCCACGGCAGCCGTAATGGACGGAACAGTTACTACAACCGCTATCGATTCGAAGAGAATGCAGAGACTGCGATGACTTTCTCGTCGCTAGCATGTCAACCTGTCGCGGTAGAGCGACGACACGTCGGATGCTGAGGAAAAGAGGCGTCTGGCCAGATAGATTGCCAGCGCGGCGCGAGTCTGGAAGACGCTTACCGGCGCGAAGCAGCCGCGGCTTTGGGGCGGGGCCGTGCCGGAAGGGGTTCTTTCACCGGCATCGCCGTGGTGCCGCGCTTCGCGCGCACCGTGGCTCGCGGCGCATCCATGAAACCTGGTGGGCGGCGGCGCCCCTTGCTTTCCAGCTTCCATTCCAACAGGTCGGCCAGCTTGTCTACCGCCTTCAGCGTCAGGCCACGCTGCCCCGACATAAAGCGTGACAACGTGGCCTCGCTAATCCCCGTGCGCTTGGCGAGTTGATAGCGAGTCAGGCCGCAACCATTAATTGCACGGCGCAACTGCTCGCTGAAATTTCGCCTGCGGTATGTGCTTTTGGGCATACAGAGATCGTGGTTCATGCTTCCCATTTTGTCAAGCATGCCCACCGCCTACGAAAAGGTCACCTTTTAGTCCAATTCGGGCGGCAGCTTGCCGTAAGCCCACGGCTGGCCGGTGAACGCGGGCAACGCCGGCGGCTGCGGGATCGCCCCCGGCGCGAGCTGCGAGGTCAGATCGATCGCCGCGTCAGCGATTTTTCGCCCGGCGGCCGGCTCGAGATTCGTATAGCTGGTCAAGCGTGTCTCGTACCCGCCGCCGCGCGGGCCGAGCGCCTCTTCGGTCGGCACATACCCCACGCAATCATTGGCTAGTGACACGGGAAAGGTAAATGGAAATCGGCTGCCGGCTTTGATATCGAGCCCGTACTGGCAAAAGTATTCGGCCGGGCAGGATACAAACACGGCCGGTCCGACCTGAATTGCCTGCACTTCGACCGGGGCGATCGGCTCGCGCGCCAGACGCGCGTCGAGCAGTACGATCTCCTTAGCGAACGTCCACTCGGTCGTGTCGACTTTCTGCGGATCCCCGGCCAACACTTCGCGCGCTCGCGCCAGACGTTCCGGGCGCGGTTTGCGTCGCGGAATCTGCAGAGTGCGCGTCTCGCAATTAACCGGCACGAGCGCCCCGGCTCCTTGCTCCATCGCCAGCAAGACCTTCAGCGCCTCGGCCCCCACACGCCCGCCGACGAATCGCGCCGAGACCTCACCGAATTGCTTGATCGCGAACGGGCTGCGATTGTCGACCTGCGTCACATCGCCCGCCATGCCCGGCACGAACACGACGATCGCCTCGTCCCCCATCAGTCCGCGGATCGTTTTTTCGATGTAGTGAATGTAATCGGCCGAGATGCCGCCGGGACCGGTGGTTGCATGACAACAGAAGTTCACGATGCAGCCAAGAAGTTTTCCGTCGTCGCTCCAGGCTCCCAAAACTCCAACTTGCGGATCGATCGGGCCGGCCGGCTCGAGGATGTCGGGGTTTCCCTGACCCGGGTGCGTCATTGTCAGCCCACCGGCCATGCGAAAGCGTCGATTGAACGCAACTTTGTCCTCGATTCCCATGCCCACGCCGCATCGCGCCGGGACCTTACTGCTGTCGGCAGCAACCACGGCATCGATGAGAGCCTGTTCGACGCGCCGCAAGTATTCAGCGTTGGCCATCGACGACTTTTCATAGGCCAGCGTTTTCACTTGCTCCGAAGCCTGGTCGAACTCGCCCGGCAGGATCATCCCGGTTGGGCCAGCCGAGTGCGAATGAGATGCCGCGATCATTACCGCCTCGGGCGGGATGCCGCATTTTTCTTGAATCGCCTTGCGAGCCGCATCGACGTTCACACGCCGGATCAGCAAGGCGTCGATGCCAACGATCGCGACACGCTTCGCACTGTCGTCGAATACGCTAGCGCGTACCTTGCATGAATCGTGCTTCATGCGATGAAATGCTTTGCCGTATCCGCCCGGCTGCTCCATGCCAATGTCGGGCGTAATGTCTCGTTCGGCAAAACCAGCCTTGAACGGCGCTGCCTCGGCCGCGAATCCTATCGACGCCGTGCCGAACAAGTAGGCCCAGGCAATCACAACACATTTGGCTCGGCTCATGGCATTACACCTTCCTTCTGAACGTGGCTATCCGCTGTCGCTTATTGGGGACCGGCAATACCGCCCACCGTTGATGGTCCGCTCTCCCCCTTCAAATACGCGAGCAGGTCCGCCAGTTCCTGACGGTTCATTGCTTTCTCGAATTCCTGTGGCATCAGCGACAGCTTGCTCGCCAAAAGAATCTCGATATCGCTGCGGAGCACCGTCTCTTCCTTACCCAGTGGCTGGCGCAACGTAATGCTGACAGGCGTTTCACTGGCCAGCAATCCTGTCAGCGTGCGACCATCCTTGGTTTCGACCGTGTAGGCGGCGAAGCCTTGCGTGATTTCATGCTCGGGAACGACGATGTGCAACAGGATCGTTTCCTTCGGCTGATTGCGGATGCCAAACAGATCAGGGCCGACGGCAAAACCTTCGCGATCGAGGCGATGGCAGTTCGCGCAATGCTTCTTGAAAACCACGCGGCCATTGCCGACGTCCGGCGTCAGACTCAATGCGGCTTTGCAGTCGTCGTAGACGCGGCCACGATCGGTCGCAGTGTTAAGCCCGAACATTTTCGCCGCTCGCTCCCGAATGATCGGATCGCTGTGCTCGGTCAGTTGCTTACGGCGCAGCGAATCGACCGCCCCCGCCGGCACCGCCCCTGCTTCGATGGCCTGGAGCAGCCCGGGCAAATGCGATTTATTCGAGAACATCGTGGCCAGCACCTCTTCGCGCACTGCCGGCGAGTAAACGGCGAATCGGTCGGCCGACAGCAAGGCCGCGCTGATCGGCTCGTGTTGCATTCCCCCTAGCGCATGCACGGCCGCGGCCTGCATCTCGACGGGCTGCGCGGGATCAACAAGCGCGAGCAATGTGTCACCGACTTTGGGAAAATCCCAATGCCCCAATAACGCAATAGCTGTCTTGCGTGACGCGCTGTCGCTCGTCGTATCGGTCGCGACGACGACCGCGTCGTCAACGAGCGCCGTGAGTTGTTCGCGCAACCGTTTGCTGGTGGTATCGTCGTCACTCAACACACTCGTCAGAACCGAACTTGAGCCGCGACTGGCCGTTCGACTGCGGAGCGCGTCGGCCATGCCCGTAATTATTGCGGCTCGCTCGGTCGTCGTCCTTTTGGAATCTAGAATCTGCGCGAGCACCGCGGACCACGCCTCCACGGGTTGGCTGGCGCCGAGCAAACGGCCCAACTCTCCACATAACTGCTCGATATCCTGACCGTCCCCTGACTGTTCCGCCAACAATTCGTGGAGGAAGGCCCGTTCACGTCCCGCGATCGAACTAAACACGGCCGCCCTCAGCCAGCGGTCCTCCGCATCGCGCACTGCAAGATGCGCGAGTGCTGGAATCATCGTGGCATCGCCGGCGGCGCCCAGCGTCAGCGCCCACTGAAATCGCACGCGCGGGTCGGCATCTTCTGCAAGCGGCCGAATCGCGTCGACAAGCGCGTGGGAACCGACAAAACGTCCCTCGGCCAACTGCAAAGCTTGTTCGCGAACCGCCGGACTTTTGTCGGCTAACGCGTGAGTGATCGTTGCGTCGTCAAGCTTGTGGCGAGCTTCGAGCAACCTCAGCACGCGAATCAATCCAGCGTCCGAGAGCTTTTCGTCGGTCAACACTGGCAAAAGCATTGTCTGCCGCGTCGGATCCTCGGCGAGCAGCAATCGCTGCCCTAGATCACGTGCCCACGCACCGTCGGCCTTCAGCAAGTCAACAGCCGAGGCCCCGCCTTTTACCAAACGCAGCACTAATCGTTGTTTTTCACTCAAATCGCGTCGCGTCAGCCCGGCATCGACCACGCGCCAAATACGTCCCATGCCGCGGCCACTGTCGAAGTCGGTCCGTTTGCGGATTTCGGCCGGCAGGTAGTCGGGATGCTCGATCGTCTTGCGATACATGTCGCAGATGTACAGCGCCTCGTCCGGGCCGGATGTCAGAAACACGGGTCGGAACCAATTGTCGGTGCTCGCCAGAAACTCGCGACCCGCGAGTGCAGGCTGCGCCGTGAACGTGGCGCCGCGCGGCGTCAACTTGTCGAAATGCACCAGGTTACCGGTCGGATCGCAACTGAACGCGCCGCCGGCGTACAACGCAGGCAGGCTGCCATCGCGCCATACGAAGACCCCGCACGCGGCGGTGAACGTGCCCGCATGAGAATCGGCGGTGGTCACGTTCGCGCTAATTGGAAATAGCCGGGCGCCCTGGCCATGTCCGGCTAGTGGCTCGGGCGTGAGATCGGTCGGGCAATTCTCCACTGTTTCCGAAAACGCCAGATGCAGATTGCGGCGCAAGTAGCGTGAAGGCAGCACCACATGCTGTACCGGCACGCGGTTGTAACAAATGAATCGCCGGCCGGCGTCGTCAAAGCACAGGCCGTACTGCCCGCCACCATCGCACGATTCGTACTCGCTCAGGTCGGGTCGAAAGCGAAAGTCGCTGCGACCAAACTTGATCAGTGGTCGCACAGGATGAGCGGGGCAGGTAATGTTGCCGCCGGTGAGTCCGCTGGTCACATAGATCCAATTGTCGACGCCGAGCGTGGGATGGCTGACGCGCAGCTGCGTGCTTCCGGCGGTCGAGAATCCGGTGAACCAGACGTGACGCTGGTCCGCGCGGCCATCGCCATCGGTATCTCTTAAAAACAGAATCTCGGGAGCGCAGGTGACGATCACTCCGTCGCGCCACGGCATAACGCCATTGGGGAACGTCAGGTCGGTAGCAAAATCGGTACGCTGATCGAATCGCCCATCACCGTCGGTATCCGCGAGCCGGGCAATGCGCCCCAGCGGTGGCTCGCCCGCCGGGGGCCCGTTCGGATATCCGCGATTCTCGGCGACGTAAAGAAAGCCCTGCTCATCGAAGGCGATTGCCACAGGGCTATCGACCAGAGGCTCGGACGCCACCAGTTCGACGCGCAACTGCCCGGCAACTGCAAACGACTGTAGCGCCTGCGGGGGAGATAACGGTCCGTCGATCGGCGCCGGCTTTTGGGCCGTTCCGCCGCCAGCTACGGGTGTCGGGGCGCCGGTCGGCTCAGCGAGCGCCGTTCCGTTCAACACGACAACGATCGAAATCAGGAGCGCTAGCAGGACGACGCGCATCGGCGACTCGCTTGTACCGGCTACAGTGTCCAACCCGGGCGATAGTCGGAATGTACGAACGCATCAAGCTCGGGCGCGTTCGTGACTTTCATGTTCGCGCTGTCCCATTCCAGGCGTTTGCCCGGCGCACGTAGAGCCAGCACGCCGATCAGCACGATCTCGGTCAGAGGTCCGGCATAATCGAAATTCGAAACGGGACGCGGCCCCCCTTTGCACGCCAACAGCCACTCTTCATAATGTCCGGGCGATCGCTCGAACGTCTTCGGCACCTGCTTGGCAGCTTCGGCGAGCGAGACGGGCAGCACCTCGGGCATACCGCCGTGCGAGGAGTGAAACATCTTCCCCTTGCTGCCGACGTACAGCACGCCGTTATCAGGCAGACGTTTGCCGGCCGGCATCTCGGCGGGGGTCGGCGGCATCAGTCCTCCTTCGTACCACGTCATGCGCACCGGCGGCAGTTTCCCACGCGCCGGAAACTCGAAGTTGATGATCGCTGCGATCGGATACGTTTCGAAGTTCGGCTGGTTGTCGGCCAGCACCGATCCGTCGAGCGTCGTGCTGGCCTCGACCGTTGTCGGCGCGCCCAGGTTCAGTGCCCACACCGGATGATCGATGATGTGGCATCCCATGTCCCCGAGCGCACCAGTGCCGAAGTCGCGCCAGCCACGCCAGTTCGCCGGAGCGTAGGCCGGATGATACGGACGCTCTTGCGCGGGTCCGAGCCACAGGTTCCAGTTCAATGTCGGAGGAACAGGTGGAGTCTCGCTAGGGCGGCCAATTCCTTGCTTCCACAAACGCCCGGCGCGATCGGACCAGACGTGTACTTCGCGCACTTCGCCGATCAGGCCTGCCTGAATCCACTCGTTTGTCAGCCGAGAGCCCTCGCTGGCATGCCCTTGATTACCCATCTGCGTGGCAACGCCCGCCTGATGCGCGGCCTTGGTCAGCTCGCGGCATTCACGCAGAGTGTGCGTCAGCGGTTTCTGACAGTAGACGTGCTTGCCGGCGCGAATCGCGGCCATTGATGCCACCGCGTGAATATGGTCGGGCGTGCCGACCGTCACGGCATCGATGTTCTTCGCCTCCTTGTCGATCAACTCGCGGAAATCCTTATACCGCCGCGCCTGTGGGAAGGATTGAAAGATACCGGCCGCGCGCTGCTCATCGACGTCGCACAGCGCGACGATGTTGGCCCCGTTGCGGGCGTGCGTGGCAATGTCCCCTCCCCCCATGCCTCC
This window encodes:
- a CDS encoding helix-turn-helix transcriptional regulator gives rise to the protein MPKSTYRRRNFSEQLRRAINGCGLTRYQLAKRTGISEATLSRFMSGQRGLTLKAVDKLADLLEWKLESKGRRRPPGFMDAPRATVRAKRGTTAMPVKEPLPARPRPKAAAASRR
- a CDS encoding PVC-type heme-binding CxxCH protein; this encodes MRVVLLALLISIVVVLNGTALAEPTGAPTPVAGGGTAQKPAPIDGPLSPPQALQSFAVAGQLRVELVASEPLVDSPVAIAFDEQGFLYVAENRGYPNGPPAGEPPLGRIARLADTDGDGRFDQRTDFATDLTFPNGVMPWRDGVIVTCAPEILFLRDTDGDGRADQRHVWFTGFSTAGSTQLRVSHPTLGVDNWIYVTSGLTGGNITCPAHPVRPLIKFGRSDFRFRPDLSEYESCDGGGQYGLCFDDAGRRFICYNRVPVQHVVLPSRYLRRNLHLAFSETVENCPTDLTPEPLAGHGQGARLFPISANVTTADSHAGTFTAACGVFVWRDGSLPALYAGGAFSCDPTGNLVHFDKLTPRGATFTAQPALAGREFLASTDNWFRPVFLTSGPDEALYICDMYRKTIEHPDYLPAEIRKRTDFDSGRGMGRIWRVVDAGLTRRDLSEKQRLVLRLVKGGASAVDLLKADGAWARDLGQRLLLAEDPTRQTMLLPVLTDEKLSDAGLIRVLRLLEARHKLDDATITHALADKSPAVREQALQLAEGRFVGSHALVDAIRPLAEDADPRVRFQWALTLGAAGDATMIPALAHLAVRDAEDRWLRAAVFSSIAGRERAFLHELLAEQSGDGQDIEQLCGELGRLLGASQPVEAWSAVLAQILDSKRTTTERAAIITGMADALRSRTASRGSSSVLTSVLSDDDTTSKRLREQLTALVDDAVVVATDTTSDSASRKTAIALLGHWDFPKVGDTLLALVDPAQPVEMQAAAVHALGGMQHEPISAALLSADRFAVYSPAVREEVLATMFSNKSHLPGLLQAIEAGAVPAGAVDSLRRKQLTEHSDPIIRERAAKMFGLNTATDRGRVYDDCKAALSLTPDVGNGRVVFKKHCANCHRLDREGFAVGPDLFGIRNQPKETILLHIVVPEHEITQGFAAYTVETKDGRTLTGLLASETPVSITLRQPLGKEETVLRSDIEILLASKLSLMPQEFEKAMNRQELADLLAYLKGESGPSTVGGIAGPQ
- a CDS encoding Gfo/Idh/MocA family oxidoreductase, encoding MSDSTSPAPAVGKPSRRKFLAATSGVALGFTIVPRHVLGGAGFVPPSERVNLAGIGAGGMGGGDIATHARNGANIVALCDVDEQRAAGIFQSFPQARRYKDFRELIDKEAKNIDAVTVGTPDHIHAVASMAAIRAGKHVYCQKPLTHTLRECRELTKAAHQAGVATQMGNQGHASEGSRLTNEWIQAGLIGEVREVHVWSDRAGRLWKQGIGRPSETPPVPPTLNWNLWLGPAQERPYHPAYAPANWRGWRDFGTGALGDMGCHIIDHPVWALNLGAPTTVEASTTLDGSVLADNQPNFETYPIAAIINFEFPARGKLPPVRMTWYEGGLMPPTPAEMPAGKRLPDNGVLYVGSKGKMFHSSHGGMPEVLPVSLAEAAKQVPKTFERSPGHYEEWLLACKGGPRPVSNFDYAGPLTEIVLIGVLALRAPGKRLEWDSANMKVTNAPELDAFVHSDYRPGWTL